The genomic DNA CCATGTTTTCGGGCTGCGGCGTAAACGATACGCAAAACGTCAGCGGTCTCGGCACCGAAAAAGAGCCGCCGCTCTTGCTTTACTATACTGCCGCAGGCGGCACGAACCGCCTTTCCGCGGGCAAAGCGTTTACGATCTGTCTCGCGTATTCCCTCGACGGCGGAAAGACATTCGAAAAATACGCTCAAAATCCCGTATTGCCCAACGTTACATACGGCAACCGCGATCCCAAAGTGATCTATCACGCGCCCACGAAAAAGTGGATCATGGCGCTGTTCATGGACGGATACCGTTTCGATTTTTTTTCGTCGGACGATCTTTTAAACTGGAAATTCGAGTCGGAGGAGATTTTTCCGCCGCTCAACGAGTGCCCCGACCTGTTCGAACTGGAAGGTACGGGAAAGTGGGTCATGCTGGCGGGCGCCGATTACTGGGGCGATCACAGTGTGGGAAAATACTATATCGGCGCCTTTGACGGGCATCGGTTTTGTAAGGAAGACGGCCCGTATCCGATCGATTTCGGCAAGGATTTCTATTCGTTGCAGACCTTCGAGGGGGATCCGTGCGGCCGCCGTATCCTCATGGGCTGGCGCACGCAAAATTTTTATTTGCCCGAACGCAACGGCATGCCGTTCAACGGCGAGTTTTCCCTGCCCACCCGAATCTCGCCTTGCGAGATCGACGGCAAACTGCGCCTTGCGCGCTATCCTGTTGAGGAATTTTTCAAAATACCCGCCTCGCGGGAATGGGAGTGCGTTTTGGGCGCGGTGAGCGCGGAAAAGCGCGACGAACGCATTTTAAAGCCTTTCGACGCGCGATGTCTGTCGATTTTGCTTGAAGCCGAATTCGACTGCCACGCCATTCTGGAACTGGATTTCGGCGGCGAACTCGTGCGATATCACAGCGAAACACAGATTTTGCAGGCGTTCGGCGTCAATACCAAAGTGCCTCTCGAATCGGGTAAACTCAGCCTTTTAGCAATACGCGACAGTATGAGCCTGGAACTGTACGCGCAAGGGGGCAAATACCCCGTCTGCGGCTACATTTTCCCTCGAAACGACGAAAATTCCGCGACCTTGTACCGCGGCGCGCTGCGCGCCTGCGAAATGCAAGTCAGGATATTGCGGAGCGTCTGGATAAAATAATCGCCGCGATCTGTCATCGGAGCGCACAAAAAGTCAAGAACTTTTCGAGGAAACGTGTTATAATCATCGTATACGGAAGGAGATTTACCGAATGGATTGGATCACGGGGATACAGCGGGCACTCGATTACGCGGAAGAGCACATGGCGGAAGAGATCGTCTATGAAACGGCGGCGAAACAGGCCTATTCGTCATCGTTTCATTTTCAGAGAATATTCGCCATGCTGTGCGGCTATTCTTTCGGAGATTATATCCGCATGCGCCGATTGACGCTCGCGGCGGAAGATCTGCAGCGTTCGAAAGAAAAGATCGCAGATATCGCTTTCAGATACGGTTATGATTCCCCCGAAAGTTTTACCCGCGCGTTTACGCGTTTCCACGGGGTCGCTCCGTCGGCTGCGCGCCGCGGCGGAAGCGTCAAATCCTTTTCCAGACTTTCCGTAAAACTTATTTTGTCGGGAGGCAATACGATGGATTACAGGATCGAAAAAAAGCAGGCGTTTCAACTCGTCTGCAAGAAAAAGTATGTGAACAAGCCGCAGGGCGACACCGCCACGGCGGATATCTCCGCATTCTGGAACGAATGCACGAACGACGGTACGATGCAAAAGTTGTGCAAATACGCCCGTTTCGACAACCTGAACGGCGTGCTCGGCGTCTGTTTTTCGAAAGATATGGCGGATTCGGGTTTTCCCTACGCCATCGGCGCGGAGTATAACGGCGCGCCGCTCGACGGCGAGCCGCTGGAAATCGTCGGGATCCCCGCGCAAACGTACGCGGTTTTCGAGTGCAGGGGCAAGATGCCCGACGCGTTTAAAAAGACGTATCTGCAAATTTGCTCGGAATTTTTCCCGCAGAGCAATTACGAATACGGCAGCGGCGTCGAACTCGAAGTGTACCCTTCGGACAACGTGGACGATCCCGAATATTATTGCGAGATCTGGATCGCCGTGAACGAAAAAAAGTAACACAATAAAAGACCGCCGCACGGTACCGTGCGGCGGTTTTGTTTATTTTTCGGAAAAAGGCGTTCCACAGTAGGGACATTGGGAATGCGTTCCCTGATAGGAATATTTCGCGCCGCAGTTTGGGCAGACGGCGGCGTGCACCGTTTCGGACAGAGCGGTGTTTTCGTTGAGTTTCAATTCGTCGCCGACGCGCTTGAAACCCATAAGGTATTGCTTTTGAAAACAGGTCGTCAATTTGCCGCTGACGTTCTTTTCCGAGAGGGAAAGTTGTGCGGAAAGTTCCTGCACGGTGTAGATATGCTCTTCGACGACGGCGCTCACGAGCCGATACAGCGAACGTTTTTCGGCGTAGCCTACCCACGCGACGGGCGCTCCGTAGAACCCGACGACGGTCGCGCCGATTCCGATCCCCATCACCGCCCCAATGCCGTTTACGGCTCCGAGCACGATGGCGGGAATTCCGCCGACGAAAAGAAAGGACAAGATCGCCGCGAGAAAAAAACTTTTGCGAAGAGCGCTGCGAATGGGTTGCATTAGGGAAACCTCGTGATGTATTTATAAATAGTATAAGCGAAAACGCGGTGTTTGTCAAATGCTCTTTATAAAATAATATTGACTTTTCAGCCGCTTTATGCTATATTATTTCCATGCTGAACAACGGAGGATACTGTAAAATATGGCTATTTTAAAGGTAATCGAGTGGACGGATAATTCGCCCGACGTCATCGTACATAAAGTGGACATGGCGGGAAACGTGATCAAACGCGGCTCCGCTCTTACCGTGCGCGATTCTCAGGTCGCGATCTTCTGCGATAAAGGGCGCATGGCGGACGTGTTCCTGCCCGGTTTTTATAAACTGGATACCGACAGCCTTCCCTTCATCACAAAGTTACTGTCCTGGAAATACGGTTTCGAAACGCCCTATAAATCCGACGTGTATTTCGTCAATACCCGTCAGTTTACCAACATGAAGTGGGGCACCGCCAATCCCATCATCATCCGCGACGCCGATTACGGCGCCGTGCGCGTGCGCGGGTTCGGTACTTATTCTTTCCGCGTCAAGGATGCGTTCGTGTTCATGAACGAACTTTCGGGCACGCATTCTTCCTTCCGCACGCAGGACATCACCGACTATATCCGCAGTATGCTCGTGATGGGCATTTCCGACGCCGTCGGCGAATGCGGCATTCCCGTTTTGGATATGGCGGGGAATCTGATGGAGTTGAGCGCGATCGTGAAAAAGACGCTTTCGGGCAGATTCGAAGGATTGGGCCTGGAACTTTGCGCCTTTAATTTCGAGAGCCTTTCCATGCCGCAGGAGTTGGAAAAGGCGCTGGACGAAACGACGAAACTGGGCATGATGCGCCGCAATATGGACGTTTATACCCAGATGGCGCAGGCGGACGCCTTGAAAGAGGCGGCGAAAAATCCCGGCATGGCGGGCACCGCCATGGGCGCGGGGCTCGGCTGGGGCATGGGTATGAATATGGGAAAAATGTTCGGAAATGCGCCCGCGGCGCCCGTACAGAGCGAACCTGCGGCGCAGAGCGCGGGGCGCAAATGTTCCGAATGCGGCGCGGCGCTCGCTGCGAACGCGAAATTCTGCCCCGAATGCGGCACGCGCGTTCTGACCGCCTGCCCCAAATGCGGCGCCAAACTTCCCGCTACGGGCAAATTCTGCCCCGAGTGCGGCGAGAAGATCCGCTGACGCGGACAAAGGAGCGGTTTTATGACTGTGGAACAAATTATCATCTTGGTGCTTGCGGTACTGCTTGCTTTCGCCGTGGTGGCGGTGATCGTACTGCTTGCTGCGCTCAGAAAAAAACAGACGGGCGGCCGCGCCGAGGACGTGAAAATCATCGACGGCGTGCGCTATTCGAGATCGGACGCCGTGAGCGAAAACGGCGAAGTACGGGCGACGCACCGCGTGGGGGATTTCGTCCTTGCCCGCGGCGAAGAAAAAACCGCGGAAAAGAACGGCGAATTGCTGCCCGGAACGTACACCGTTTTGGCGACGAGCGACGGGACTGCGGCTTTCAAGTTGCGCCTGGGCGGGCTGGTGCGCGAATATAAGCACGGCGATACCGTCGTTCTGGGCGACGGCGAGAGCATCTGCGCCGTATCTTGCTCGGTAATTTTGCGTTAAACGCGGGGAGGAACATTTTATGAGCAGAAAATTTTTCGTGAAATTTTTGGTCGTGCTCGCCTTTTTGGCGGCGGCCGTTTTGTGGCTTTTGTCCGTATTGGTGCCCGACACCTTCGGCTTTTTCAATCTTAACTGGGCGGTCGCGCTCTTTGCGGGCGTGGGCGGTTTGGCATTCCTCTTTAACGGGTTTGCGGAAAAGAACAGCGTTACGCTGAAAAAAATGAACATTATCCTCGGCGCGTGCCTTCTGGTCATTGCCGCGGTCTGCATCGCTTTCGCGCTGGCGCTGCCGAAAAACCTCGTGTGGCCCATCATCGCCGTGATCCTTGCTGCGGCGCTCGTCATCGGACTGTTCGCTACGGGCGGCAAAAAGTGGGACGAGGGCGACAATCACAAAGCGGGCTACAAAAATTATTACGAGCGCAAAAAAGAAGAAAAGAATAAAGAAGATAAGTAAGATACAAAAAAGGACGGCGTTATCGCCGTCCATTTGTTTACAAAGCGGTTTTCGTATGCTATAATGTACCATAAAAAAAGCGGCTGGGAGTGAGATGGAAACGACAGAAAACACGCTGAAACGCATCGGGCAGGAGCAGATTTTGCGCTATTGGGGCGAATTGAACGAAAGCGAAAAAAAATCGTTGGAGGCGCAGGTACGGGGCACCGACTGGTCGGTGCTGGAAAATCTGGCGCATCCCGAAAATTTAAGCGGAAAGGGAAAGATCGAGCCGATTTCGGGTTTGCGCGCGAAAGAGATCGAAGCGCGGCGCGAAGAGTTTTTCGCGCTCGGGAAAGAGGCGATCAAAAAAGGCAAAGTCAGCGCGGTGCTGCTTGCGGGCGGGCAGGGCACGCGGCTGGGAACGGACGCGCCCAAGGGCACGTTCGATATCGGCATAACGCGTCCGCTGTATATATTTCAGCAGCAGATCGAAAACTTATTGGAAGTCACGAACGAGTGCGGCGCGTACGTGCCGCTGTACGTGATGACAAGCGAAAAGAACAACGACGAAACGGTTGCTTTCTGGAAAGAAAAGAACTATTTCGGATATCCCGCGCAGTACGTGCGGTTTTTCAAACAGGATATGGCGCCCGCGGTGGATTTTTCGGGTAAAGTGATTCTGGAAGGCAAGGCGAATATCGCGCTTTCGCCCAACGGGAACGGCGGGTGGTACTCGTCGCTTGCGCGGTGCGGGCTTTTAAGCGAGATCCGCGCGCGGGGCATAGAGTGGCTGAACGCGTTCGCGGTGGACAACGTATTGCAGCGGATCGCGGATCCCGTATTCGTGGGGGCGTGCATCGCGGAGGGCGTGAACTGCGGGTCT from Candidatus Borkfalkia ceftriaxoniphila includes the following:
- a CDS encoding glycoside hydrolase family 32 protein, with translation MAERIFSIGKKYLIFPIGGNAVAVNVLLSCNGESLYDLDLRLCDRPDFIAWLDAERFIGKNLCFSLAGNAVLLDLIEESDSLPEGVYREELRPQLHYTPMRGWVNDPNGLVYAGGKYHLFYQHNPYDVRWGNMHWGHACSEDLIHWEEAGEALYPDKDGTMFSGCGVNDTQNVSGLGTEKEPPLLLYYTAAGGTNRLSAGKAFTICLAYSLDGGKTFEKYAQNPVLPNVTYGNRDPKVIYHAPTKKWIMALFMDGYRFDFFSSDDLLNWKFESEEIFPPLNECPDLFELEGTGKWVMLAGADYWGDHSVGKYYIGAFDGHRFCKEDGPYPIDFGKDFYSLQTFEGDPCGRRILMGWRTQNFYLPERNGMPFNGEFSLPTRISPCEIDGKLRLARYPVEEFFKIPASREWECVLGAVSAEKRDERILKPFDARCLSILLEAEFDCHAILELDFGGELVRYHSETQILQAFGVNTKVPLESGKLSLLAIRDSMSLELYAQGGKYPVCGYIFPRNDENSATLYRGALRACEMQVRILRSVWIK
- a CDS encoding AraC family transcriptional regulator, whose protein sequence is MDWITGIQRALDYAEEHMAEEIVYETAAKQAYSSSFHFQRIFAMLCGYSFGDYIRMRRLTLAAEDLQRSKEKIADIAFRYGYDSPESFTRAFTRFHGVAPSAARRGGSVKSFSRLSVKLILSGGNTMDYRIEKKQAFQLVCKKKYVNKPQGDTATADISAFWNECTNDGTMQKLCKYARFDNLNGVLGVCFSKDMADSGFPYAIGAEYNGAPLDGEPLEIVGIPAQTYAVFECRGKMPDAFKKTYLQICSEFFPQSNYEYGSGVELEVYPSDNVDDPEYYCEIWIAVNEKK
- a CDS encoding SPFH domain-containing protein produces the protein MAILKVIEWTDNSPDVIVHKVDMAGNVIKRGSALTVRDSQVAIFCDKGRMADVFLPGFYKLDTDSLPFITKLLSWKYGFETPYKSDVYFVNTRQFTNMKWGTANPIIIRDADYGAVRVRGFGTYSFRVKDAFVFMNELSGTHSSFRTQDITDYIRSMLVMGISDAVGECGIPVLDMAGNLMELSAIVKKTLSGRFEGLGLELCAFNFESLSMPQELEKALDETTKLGMMRRNMDVYTQMAQADALKEAAKNPGMAGTAMGAGLGWGMGMNMGKMFGNAPAAPVQSEPAAQSAGRKCSECGAALAANAKFCPECGTRVLTACPKCGAKLPATGKFCPECGEKIR
- a CDS encoding UTP--glucose-1-phosphate uridylyltransferase is translated as METTENTLKRIGQEQILRYWGELNESEKKSLEAQVRGTDWSVLENLAHPENLSGKGKIEPISGLRAKEIEARREEFFALGKEAIKKGKVSAVLLAGGQGTRLGTDAPKGTFDIGITRPLYIFQQQIENLLEVTNECGAYVPLYVMTSEKNNDETVAFWKEKNYFGYPAQYVRFFKQDMAPAVDFSGKVILEGKANIALSPNGNGGWYSSLARCGLLSEIRARGIEWLNAFAVDNVLQRIADPVFVGACIAEGVNCGSKVVCKAEPHEKVGVLCLEDGKPNIIEYYELTEEMANARDEKGDLQYIYGVILNYLFRLEKLDEVADAKIPVHVVKKKVPYLSEAGELVKPQTENGYKFETLILDMIKLMETCLPFEVVREREFAPIKNRTGVDSVETARELLQKNGIVL